One window of the Rhodococcus sovatensis genome contains the following:
- a CDS encoding HNH endonuclease signature motif containing protein, with translation MGMPGGDMDEWRRETELGVSSLLVGLSDARRAENVASAVLVRRLYGLVDFRVCAEAELFDAGGDADLARAERAAECEAAVALSLSRTVTREMIVVGKQLAWRLHGVDAAFAAGDLDYSRVRAIALTLVKASDETVQAIEADVLAAAYRCNAKALRERVWSRWIDHDDAEANAARKAAESEERCASIKRCDDGMASLFAKMTALEGAECDSLLEELAGTVCSRDPRSKKQLRGYALIALIHREDVIACLCGHQGCAVGGAADLMKPRRTHLLQIMISIESLLGLSGDPATLGDGTVLDPETARMIAGDARWQVFLTEVLDAARAQASPDAAPEPESVTETETEPAPAPEPEPESGGGVANSGSAGGPRAFRIIARGRVRPAASLPDPTLGRTRSPVAGGAGRARSSAGGEVALSEAIAAFLAAAAADPSLAAGSDPDGHGGMTEPPPGALTYRPSAELVALTRATYCTCTFPGCSVPAARCDIDHIVAFDHNDPVAGGWTIQSNLQPLCHYHHQAKTLKLWAAARLNGDGIFWTSCSGLRRITPSTYGSVMVPDDFVHNRPSSPSPDPATDHYYQHVADPCAPEEAAAASVRERPADDLYEPTWWETNIGENSEWGDLIDTDRAAFVPSLGDIARLEDPKAREEAIFLRERFLEHRAIVTARDRYRYPPF, from the coding sequence ATGGGGATGCCGGGGGGCGATATGGACGAGTGGCGACGCGAGACCGAGTTGGGTGTGTCGAGCTTGCTGGTCGGCTTGTCCGATGCCCGGCGTGCTGAGAATGTTGCGTCGGCGGTCCTGGTTCGTCGGTTGTACGGTCTTGTCGATTTCCGGGTGTGTGCGGAGGCGGAGCTGTTCGATGCCGGTGGGGATGCCGATCTTGCGCGTGCGGAGAGGGCTGCTGAATGTGAAGCAGCGGTGGCGCTGTCGCTGTCTCGGACGGTCACGCGGGAGATGATCGTGGTCGGTAAGCAGTTGGCGTGGCGTCTGCATGGGGTCGATGCTGCGTTCGCTGCGGGTGATCTGGATTATTCGCGGGTGCGGGCGATTGCGTTGACGTTGGTCAAGGCCAGTGATGAGACGGTGCAGGCGATCGAGGCTGATGTGCTGGCTGCAGCGTATCGCTGCAATGCCAAGGCGCTGCGTGAGCGGGTGTGGAGTCGGTGGATCGACCATGACGACGCCGAGGCGAACGCGGCACGAAAGGCTGCCGAATCCGAGGAACGGTGCGCGAGCATCAAGCGATGCGATGACGGTATGGCGAGTTTGTTTGCGAAGATGACGGCGCTCGAGGGCGCCGAATGTGACTCCCTTCTCGAGGAGTTGGCCGGGACTGTGTGTTCGCGTGATCCGCGGAGCAAGAAGCAGTTGCGTGGGTATGCGTTGATTGCGCTGATTCACCGTGAGGATGTGATCGCGTGCCTGTGTGGCCATCAGGGGTGTGCGGTCGGTGGTGCTGCGGATTTGATGAAGCCTCGCCGTACGCATCTGCTGCAGATCATGATCAGTATCGAGTCGCTGCTCGGATTGTCCGGTGACCCGGCCACTCTCGGTGATGGGACCGTCCTCGATCCGGAGACCGCGCGCATGATCGCCGGTGATGCTCGATGGCAGGTCTTTCTCACCGAAGTGCTCGACGCTGCCCGGGCACAGGCGAGCCCCGACGCCGCCCCCGAGCCCGAGTCCGTGACCGAGACCGAGACCGAGCCTGCGCCCGCGCCCGAGCCCGAGCCCGAGTCTGGTGGTGGTGTCGCCAATTCCGGGTCGGCCGGTGGACCGCGTGCGTTCCGGATCATCGCGCGGGGCCGGGTTCGTCCTGCCGCGTCGCTTCCCGATCCGACACTCGGACGAACTCGTTCACCTGTGGCAGGAGGTGCTGGGCGTGCACGGTCCTCCGCGGGTGGTGAGGTGGCACTGTCGGAGGCTATTGCTGCTTTCCTCGCCGCAGCCGCCGCGGATCCGTCACTGGCGGCGGGGAGTGACCCGGACGGTCACGGCGGTATGACCGAACCACCGCCGGGGGCACTGACGTACCGGCCATCGGCAGAACTCGTCGCGCTCACGCGCGCAACATATTGCACGTGCACCTTCCCGGGCTGCAGTGTGCCCGCAGCCCGATGCGACATCGACCACATCGTCGCGTTCGACCACAACGACCCGGTCGCCGGCGGCTGGACGATCCAGTCGAATCTGCAACCACTGTGCCACTACCATCACCAAGCGAAAACACTGAAGCTGTGGGCCGCAGCACGATTGAACGGAGACGGAATCTTCTGGACCTCATGTTCAGGTCTACGCAGGATCACACCCTCGACGTACGGGTCGGTGATGGTTCCGGACGATTTCGTCCACAACCGGCCCTCGTCACCGTCACCGGACCCCGCGACCGATCACTACTACCAACACGTCGCTGACCCATGTGCTCCCGAGGAGGCGGCAGCGGCATCTGTTCGCGAGCGACCCGCCGATGACCTCTACGAACCCACCTGGTGGGAAACCAACATCGGCGAGAACAGCGAGTGGGGCGATCTGATCGACACCGACAGAGCAGCCTTCGTGCCCTCACTCGGCGATATCGCCCGACTCGAGGACCCGAAAGCCCGCGAAGAAGCGATCTTCCTCAGAGAACGGTTTCTCGAACACCGAGCCATCGTCACAGCACGCGACCGCTACCGCTACCCACCATTCTGA
- a CDS encoding HAD-IIA family hydrolase, with translation MDMDGVLVHEDHLIPGADAFLAELQSNDIPFIVLTNNSIRTPRDLRARLERSGLNIPEKSIWTSALATANFLGNQRPGGSAYVVGESGLTTALHDIGYVLTDSSPDYVVLGETRTYSFEAITTAIRLVEKGARFIATNPDATGPSREGSLPATGSVAALITKATGKEPYYVGKPNALMMRSALRAIGGHSESTLMIGDRMDTDVLSGLEAGLQTILVLTGISTTVSVENYPYRPTKVINSVADLVGRTQSPF, from the coding sequence ATGGACATGGACGGCGTTCTCGTCCACGAGGATCACCTCATTCCAGGAGCCGACGCATTCTTGGCCGAGCTCCAATCGAACGACATACCGTTCATCGTGCTGACGAACAACAGCATCCGAACCCCGCGTGACCTGCGTGCACGGCTGGAGCGCAGCGGCCTGAACATCCCCGAGAAGTCCATCTGGACATCGGCACTCGCTACCGCTAATTTTCTCGGCAACCAGCGCCCCGGTGGTAGCGCCTATGTCGTCGGAGAGTCGGGTTTGACCACAGCCCTCCACGACATCGGCTACGTACTCACCGACTCCAGTCCCGATTACGTCGTGCTCGGCGAGACACGCACCTACTCGTTCGAGGCGATCACCACGGCAATTCGTCTCGTCGAGAAGGGCGCACGGTTCATCGCCACCAATCCCGACGCCACCGGCCCATCCCGCGAGGGCTCGCTACCGGCCACCGGATCGGTCGCGGCGCTGATCACCAAAGCAACAGGAAAAGAGCCCTACTACGTCGGGAAACCGAACGCATTGATGATGCGCTCCGCCCTCCGAGCAATCGGTGGTCATTCCGAGAGCACCCTGATGATCGGCGACCGCATGGACACCGACGTTCTGTCGGGACTCGAAGCCGGGTTGCAGACCATTCTGGTTCTCACCGGCATCTCGACCACCGTGTCGGTCGAGAACTACCCGTACCGTCCGACCAAGGTGATCAACTCGGTCGCCGACCTCGTCGGCCGAACGCAGTCGCCCTTCTGA
- a CDS encoding WhiB family transcriptional regulator, whose amino-acid sequence MASVTTEWHVDAACHGESSDVFFSPSGEGRSARRRREDQAKVLCGQCPVIAQCQQFALATNEPFGVWGGMTARERALRRAALKRAG is encoded by the coding sequence ATGGCATCCGTAACAACAGAATGGCATGTGGACGCTGCATGCCACGGCGAAAGCTCAGACGTGTTCTTCTCCCCGTCGGGAGAAGGCCGGAGCGCGCGACGACGGCGGGAGGACCAGGCGAAGGTTCTGTGCGGCCAGTGCCCGGTCATCGCACAGTGCCAACAGTTCGCCCTCGCCACCAACGAACCGTTCGGTGTCTGGGGCGGAATGACCGCACGCGAAAGGGCGCTGAGACGGGCCGCACTCAAGAGAGCCGGCTGA